The following proteins are co-located in the Solanum pennellii chromosome 1, SPENNV200 genome:
- the LOC107003338 gene encoding ADP-ribosylation factor 1 — MGLSFGKLFSRLFAKKEMRILMVGLDAAGKTTILYKLKLGEIVTTIPTIGFNVETVEYKNISFTVWDVGGQDKIRPLWRHYFQNTQGLIFVVDSNDRDRVVEARDELHRMLNEDELRDAVLLVFANKQDLPNAMNAAEITDKLGLHSLRQRHWYIQSTCATSGEGLYEGLDWLSNNIANKG; from the exons ATGGGTTTATCATTCGGGAAGCTTTTCAGCCGGCTGTTTGCCAAGAAGGAGATGCGTATTCTGATGGTTGGTCTTGATGCAGCTGGTAAAACCACCATATTGTACAAGCTCAAGCTGGGAGAGATTGTTACCACTATTCCTACCATTG GATTCAATGTGGAGACCGTTGAATACAAGAACATAAGCTTCACTGTCTGGGATGTCGGGGGTCAGGACAAG ATCAGACCATTGTGGAGGCATTACTTCCAAAACACACAAGGACTTATCTTTGTGGTTGATAGTAATGATCGTGATCGTGTTGTTGAGGCTAGGGATGAGCTGCATCGCATGTTGAATGAG GATGAACTGAGGGATGCTGTGCTGCTTGTGTTTGCCAACAAGCAAGATCTTCCAAATGCTATGAATGCTGCTGAGATTACCGACAAGCTTGGTTTGCACTCCCTCCGTCAGCGTCACTG GTACATTCAGAGCACATGTGCTACCTCTGGAGAAGGGTTGTATGAGGGGCTTGACTGGCTCTCAAACAACATTGCAAACAAG GGTTGA
- the LOC107022294 gene encoding ABC transporter I family member 20 — protein sequence MAVKDKKPSVEINNLKFTYPGIDGHPPPGSTPLIDDFNLTLYPGDRCLLVGSNGAGKTTILKILGGKHMVEPDMVRVLGRSAFHDTALTASGDLSYLGGEWRREVAFAGFEVPIQMDVSAEKMIFGVPGTDPQRRDELIKVLGIDLSWRMHRSSDGQRRRVQICMGLLKPFKVLLLDEITVDLDVLARADLLKFLIKECEERGATIIYATHIFDGLENWPSHLIYVAHGKLQLAMPMDRVKQISNLSLMRTVERWLRKERDEERQRRKERKAKGLPEYEKQVEGTRVVGGDPGRAAGRPLNNGWAGGTLHSTIAGEENFFLSSNRVLR from the exons ATGGCGGTGAAGGACAAAAAGCCATCAGTAGAGATCAACAATCTCAAGTTCACCTATCCTGGTATAGATGGACATCCGCCTCCCGGATCTACCCCTTTGATAGATGATTTCAACCTTACCCTTTATCCTGGTGATCGATGCCTTCTTGTCGGATCTAATGGCGCAG GGAAGACTACAATCCTGAAGATATTGGGAGGAAAGCATATGGTAGAACCAGACATGGTCAGAGTGCTTGGAAGATCTGCATTTCATGACACTGCTTTGACGGCTTCTGGAGACCTCAGTTATCTTGGTGGAGAG TGGAGGAGGGAAGTTGCGTTTGCTGGATTTGAGGTGCCTATCCAAATGGATGTTTCTGCTGAGAAAATGATTTTTGGGGTTCCAGGAACTGATCCACAAAGACGAGACGAACTAATTAAG GTTCTTGGTATCGATCTGTCCTGGAGAATGCACAGATCATCCGATGGGCAAAGAAGAAGAGTGCAGATATGTATGGGTCTTCTGAAACCATTCAAG GTACTACTTCTCGATGAGATAACAGTTGATCTAGATGTTCTTGCAAGGGCTGATCTTTTGAAATTTCTGATCAAAGAATGTGAAGAGCGAGGCGCTACAATAATTTATGCAACACACATTTTTGATGGTCTTGAGAATTGGCCTTCTCATTTA ATTTATGTGGCTCATGGGAAGCTGCAATTAGCAATGCCAATGGATAGGGTGAAGCAGATCAGCAATTTATCACTAATG AGGACAGTAGAGAGATGGCTGAGGAAAGAAAGAGACGAGGAGAGGCAACGAAGGAAAGAGAGGAAGGCAAAGGGCCTTCCTGAATATGAAAAACAAGTTGAGGGCACTCGAGTGGTAGGGGGAGATCCAGGTCGTGCTGCTGGTCGTCCATTAAACAATGGTTGGGCTGGTGGAACACTACATTCTACTATTGCGGGCGAAGAAAATTTTTTCTTAAGCTCAAACCGTGTTCTAAGATAA